A window of Amphiprion ocellaris isolate individual 3 ecotype Okinawa chromosome 12, ASM2253959v1, whole genome shotgun sequence contains these coding sequences:
- the LOC118470880 gene encoding homeodomain-interacting protein kinase 1-like yields the protein MAKNLSIRKGNTLGTCHVVEDILGEGSFGVVAKCRNTETQKSVAVKVNKGQEGVLQQAIGEIAVLKRMRCLDRDICNVVQWDGFFFDKENICITFELLDMSLRDYMKEQDRGFTVGELKPILYQLATALASLHSIGITHMDLKPDNIMVDRSHQPLKVKLIDFGLARPVSALHQGDCMGTLFYCAPEMLLGVPFDESIDIWALGQVMAELAMGCWLYPGDTHYDMLRYIVETQGQPPDDLLDNGLYTSDYFYPQDNSSSRWTFKTPEDVYHEHGFCASETRSVTLKSLDEIEQNMKQDADHHRDQKMFISLIKSMLTLDVSNRINAQQVLDHEFFAASIPQSPSRDAGTQLTHIDNQQHGSFNVQHSVPSRAAVSLEEHVNLNFQHPVLTSWQESEDFSVQLPTTPVAVTSPKNCVDTGLPKVSGIEMIPTGDADVKITHTDEVLHPTLSSTATSLEQSSEADTRTEVKTKKKSLWKRIKRRITKAFHKYILCGSVSPSPTSPP from the coding sequence ATGGCTAAGAACCTCAGTATTAGAAAAGGAAACACACTTGGCACTTGCCACGTCGTGGAAGACATTCTTGGTGAAGGCAGCTTTGGTGTTGTGGCAAAATGCCGCAATACAGAGACCCAAAAGTCAGTTGCCGTCAAAGTCAACAAGGGCCAGGAAGGCGTTCTGCAACAGGCCATCGGTGAAATTGCCGTTCTGAAGCGGATGCGGTGTCTGGATCGTGACATTTGCAACGTCGTCCAATGGGACGGATTTTTCTTtgacaaagaaaacatctgCATCACCTTTGAGCTACTTGATATGAGCCTCCGCGATTACATGAAGGAGCAGGACAGGGGCTTTACCGTTGGAGAGCTGAAGCCGATATTATATCAGCTGGCCACAGCTCTCGCCAGCCTGCACTCCATTGGTATCACACACATGGACTTAAAACCTGATAACATCATGGTTGACCGCAGTCATCAACCATTGAAAGTCAAACTTATTGACTTTGGCCTGGCACGTCCAGTGTCAGCGCTACACCAAGGTGACTGTATGGGGACACTCTTTTACTGTGCTCCAGAAATGTTACTGGGAGTACCCTTCGATGAGTCCATTGATATTTGGGCTCTGGGTCAAGTGATGGCAGAGCTGGCCATGGGGTGCTGGCTGTACCCGGGCGATACGCATTACGATATGCTCAGATATATCGTAGAAACCCAAGGCCAGCCACCGGATGACCTCCTGGACAATGGGTTGTACACTAGTGATTATTTCTATCCCCAAGACAACAGCAGCTCACGCTGGACATTCAAGACTCCAGAGGATGTTTATCATGAACATGGATTCTGTGCGTCCGAGACCAGGAGTGTCACACTCAAATCTCTGGATGAAATAGAGCAAAACATGAAGCAGGACGCTGACCACCACAGGGATCAGAAGATGTTCATTAGCTTGATCAAAAGCATGCTGACCCTTGATGTGTCCAACCGGATCAATGCTCAACAGGTTCTGGACCATGAATTTTTTGCTGCCAGCATCCCTCAGAGCCCATCAAGAGATGCTGGGACTCAATTAACACACATAGACAACCAACAACATGGAAGTTTCAACGTCCAACATTCAGTTCCCTCCCGGGCTGCTGTTTCACTGGAGGAACATGTCAACTTGAACTTCCAACATCCAGTTCTCACATCGTGGCAGGAATCTGAAGACTTCAGTGTCCAATTACCAACTACACCCGTGGCTGTTACATCACCCAAAAACTGTGTGGATACCGGCCTACCTAAAGTCTCTGGCATCGAAATGATACCCACAGGAGATGCTGACGTCAAAATAACCCACACAGATGAAGTCCTTCATCCAACTCTCTCCTCGACTGCGACATCATTGGAGCAGAGCTCAGAGGCCGACACTAGAACTGAGGtcaagacaaagaagaagagcttGTGGAAACGCATCAAGAGAAGAATTACAAAGGCTTTCCACAAATACATCTTGTGTGGATCAGTAAGCCCTTCTCCAACTTCTCCACCCTGA